A genomic region of Deinococcus aestuarii contains the following coding sequences:
- a CDS encoding HU family DNA-binding protein — protein sequence MTKKSTKAPARKPAATRAPKQDAAEAEQSAPAPEATGGRGGGKVAKTQLVEQVADQAGLTRKQADQAVNAVMEVIVEAIRSGKSVGLPGLGTLSVRATAARTGVRPGTSERIQIPAGRKVAFKVANPLKGALAGEGDSVAR from the coding sequence ATGACGAAAAAGTCGACGAAGGCCCCGGCCAGGAAGCCCGCCGCGACCAGGGCTCCCAAACAGGATGCGGCTGAGGCCGAGCAATCCGCGCCTGCCCCCGAGGCGACCGGCGGGCGGGGCGGCGGCAAGGTCGCCAAGACGCAGCTGGTGGAGCAGGTGGCCGACCAGGCGGGCCTGACGAGGAAGCAGGCCGACCAGGCTGTGAACGCGGTGATGGAAGTCATCGTGGAGGCGATTCGGAGCGGGAAGAGTGTCGGCTTGCCGGGCCTGGGCACCCTGAGTGTGCGAGCGACCGCCGCCCGCACCGGCGTGCGCCCCGGCACCAGCGAGAGGATTCAGATCCCCGCTGGACGCAAAGTTGCCTTCAAAGTCGCCAACCCCTTGAAGGGGGCACTGGCTGGGGAGGGAGACTCCGTCGCCCGGTGA